Proteins encoded together in one Entomobacter blattae window:
- the lptE gene encoding LPS assembly lipoprotein LptE: MPFFRIFQKSSPVLQGALSGSFLLFSLSACGFQPLYNGQKQHEVSAKLRDVYVSSIPERFGQQVRLSLQQNLAGSGPEDPHGYTLNVYPGISSEAIGINQDNTSGRTRSIGTARWELLTISNNPVKLAEGNATTIDGYTVTYEQNIAQTLNDETVKGRIAKNLADEITQQLATWFNLHETDLAKQEADAIKAKEKATAANQIETTNKPERPRYLISGMVPEGGSGSAYQEAGPDGLPAMATGRTSYNPLDTSAINQLHNSEDIGTPSSSTTP, encoded by the coding sequence ATGCCTTTTTTTCGTATCTTCCAAAAATCTTCCCCTGTTCTTCAGGGTGCACTTTCCGGTAGCTTTCTTTTATTCAGCCTCTCAGCTTGTGGCTTCCAACCGCTTTATAATGGACAAAAACAGCACGAGGTTTCTGCCAAGCTACGCGATGTTTATGTGTCCAGCATTCCTGAGCGATTTGGCCAGCAAGTAAGGCTTTCCCTCCAACAGAATCTGGCGGGGAGTGGGCCTGAAGACCCCCACGGCTACACGCTCAACGTCTATCCTGGAATCTCTTCCGAAGCCATTGGTATTAACCAAGATAACACCTCTGGGCGCACCCGCTCCATCGGCACGGCCCGCTGGGAGTTGCTCACCATCAGCAATAACCCCGTCAAGCTGGCAGAAGGCAATGCCACAACTATTGATGGCTACACGGTAACCTATGAGCAAAATATTGCTCAAACCCTGAACGATGAAACGGTTAAGGGCCGTATTGCCAAAAATCTGGCTGATGAAATTACCCAGCAATTGGCCACCTGGTTTAACCTGCACGAAACGGATTTGGCTAAACAGGAAGCCGATGCGATAAAGGCCAAGGAAAAAGCAACCGCAGCAAACCAGATAGAGACGACCAACAAGCCTGAGCGCCCCCGTTATCTGATTTCAGGCATGGTTCCTGAAGGGGGGTCGGGTTCTGCCTATCAAGAGGCTGGCCCTGATGGCTTACCCGCCATGGCAACAGGGCGTACGTCTTATAACCCATTGGATACCAGTGCCATTAATCAGCTCCATAATTCTGAAGATATTGGCACACCCTCCTCTTCCACCACTCCATAA
- the leuS gene encoding leucine--tRNA ligase, protein MSETLPLSYDFRKIETLWQKAWESSSLFQVSDIPTEGRKTYYVLEMFPYPSGQLHMGHVRNYTLGDVVARYKRAQGFEVLHPMGWDAFGLPAENAARERGTHPEKWTWNNIATMRGTLKQLGFSLNWEREFATCQPEYYGQQQALFLDMLDANLVERRESWINWDPVDHTVLANEQVIDGKGWRSGAPIEKRKLFQWFFKITDFAEDLLDGLQKLPRWPERVLTMQERWIGRSEGAHVTFPLVKHSGPLAEHSGLATLPDKAIQDKAIQVFTTRPDTLFGMAFLAISPDHPLTQALAANIPALAAFVAECHQLGTSEEAIEKAEKRGYDTGLRVKHPFMPDVSFPVWVANFVLMDYGTGAVFGCPSGDQRDLDFARKYRLPFRPVILPEGETAAIFQIEESAYTGLGTLFNSDFLDGLDVKAAKAKAIAELEKRHVGTKVTNWRLRDWGISRQRYWGCPIPIIHCPHCGIVPVPKEQLPVTLPEDVTFDQAGNPLDYHPSWKHTTCPRCHSPATRETDTFDTFVDSSWYFARFTAPHASTPTNPKAANSWLPVNQYVGGIEHAILHLLYARFFTRAMHKTGHLDKDEPFEGLFTQGMVNHETYKDIHGQWLYPEEVKRTGNNAIHYTTGEPVSIGRVEKMSKSKRNTIAPTAIIERFGADTARWFVLSDSPPERDMEWTEAGVSSAARFTQRLYRTVAAVANSTTKEDYTQDVSPTWGSEKALALRQATHRTIVAVTEALEEFTMNVAVARIHELTSRLAEAEKTPTEEGMALARREAALTLCLLCAPMIPHLAEEMFSLLNGHSSATAQSTVTDFAATQPWPQPDPALLVASQVTIAIQIMGKLRGTLTVPPDTDPETLMQQAEADPHVAKFLEGKKIVKRIHVPNRIINFVVAG, encoded by the coding sequence ATGTCCGAAACGCTTCCCCTGTCCTATGATTTCCGTAAAATAGAAACACTCTGGCAAAAAGCCTGGGAAAGCAGCTCCCTATTTCAAGTCAGTGATATCCCCACTGAAGGCAGAAAAACCTACTATGTTCTTGAAATGTTCCCATACCCTTCAGGCCAATTACATATGGGGCACGTCCGCAACTATACATTGGGAGACGTGGTGGCCCGCTATAAACGCGCCCAAGGGTTTGAAGTGCTCCACCCCATGGGCTGGGATGCCTTTGGCCTTCCGGCTGAAAATGCTGCCCGCGAACGTGGAACCCACCCCGAAAAATGGACGTGGAACAACATTGCCACAATGCGGGGTACCTTAAAACAATTAGGTTTCTCCCTTAACTGGGAGCGCGAATTTGCCACCTGCCAGCCAGAATATTATGGCCAGCAACAAGCCCTGTTTTTGGATATGCTCGATGCCAATTTGGTAGAACGTCGCGAGTCCTGGATTAACTGGGACCCTGTTGACCACACCGTGCTCGCCAATGAACAGGTGATAGATGGCAAGGGCTGGCGTTCTGGAGCACCGATTGAAAAGCGTAAACTCTTCCAATGGTTTTTCAAGATTACGGATTTTGCAGAAGACCTACTAGACGGCCTACAAAAGCTGCCCCGCTGGCCAGAACGTGTATTAACCATGCAGGAACGCTGGATTGGCCGTTCAGAAGGGGCTCATGTTACCTTCCCACTGGTCAAACATTCTGGCCCGCTGGCCGAGCATTCTGGGCTTGCCACCTTGCCAGACAAAGCCATACAAGACAAAGCCATACAAGTTTTTACCACCCGGCCCGATACCTTATTTGGCATGGCTTTTCTGGCCATATCACCCGATCATCCCCTCACTCAGGCCTTGGCAGCCAATATCCCTGCCCTGGCTGCCTTTGTAGCGGAATGCCACCAGCTTGGCACTTCGGAAGAAGCCATTGAAAAGGCCGAAAAGCGCGGATATGACACGGGTCTTCGGGTAAAACATCCCTTTATGCCCGATGTCAGCTTTCCTGTATGGGTTGCAAATTTTGTGTTGATGGATTACGGCACAGGGGCTGTTTTTGGATGCCCTTCAGGGGATCAGCGCGATCTGGACTTTGCCCGGAAATATCGCCTGCCTTTCCGCCCTGTCATCCTACCGGAAGGAGAGACCGCCGCCATTTTCCAGATTGAAGAGAGTGCCTATACCGGTCTTGGTACCCTTTTTAACTCTGATTTTCTCGATGGGCTAGACGTTAAGGCTGCCAAGGCCAAAGCCATTGCCGAGCTGGAAAAACGCCATGTTGGCACCAAAGTCACCAACTGGCGGTTAAGAGATTGGGGTATTTCTCGCCAACGTTATTGGGGCTGCCCTATTCCCATTATCCACTGCCCTCATTGCGGGATTGTCCCCGTCCCCAAAGAGCAACTGCCAGTGACTCTCCCCGAGGATGTCACTTTTGATCAAGCCGGTAACCCGCTGGACTATCACCCCAGCTGGAAACACACCACTTGCCCCCGTTGCCATAGCCCGGCCACCCGTGAGACAGACACTTTTGATACTTTTGTCGATAGCTCCTGGTATTTCGCCCGCTTTACCGCCCCACACGCCTCTACCCCTACCAACCCAAAAGCGGCCAACAGCTGGCTCCCTGTTAACCAATATGTCGGCGGTATTGAGCATGCCATTCTTCACCTGCTCTATGCCCGTTTCTTTACCCGCGCCATGCACAAGACTGGCCATCTGGATAAGGATGAACCCTTCGAGGGCCTGTTTACCCAGGGCATGGTCAATCATGAAACCTATAAGGACATTCACGGCCAGTGGCTTTACCCCGAAGAGGTTAAAAGAACCGGTAACAATGCCATTCACTACACCACAGGTGAACCCGTCAGCATCGGCCGGGTAGAAAAAATGTCCAAATCCAAGCGCAACACCATTGCGCCCACCGCCATTATTGAGCGCTTTGGTGCTGATACCGCCCGGTGGTTCGTACTCTCCGATAGCCCACCGGAAAGAGATATGGAATGGACAGAGGCAGGGGTGAGCAGTGCGGCGCGCTTTACCCAAAGGCTTTACCGCACCGTGGCAGCCGTTGCCAATAGCACGACGAAAGAAGATTACACCCAGGACGTTTCCCCCACATGGGGCTCAGAAAAGGCTTTGGCCCTGCGCCAGGCCACTCACCGCACGATTGTCGCAGTAACCGAGGCCCTTGAGGAATTTACCATGAATGTGGCTGTTGCCCGTATTCACGAGCTGACCTCCCGCCTGGCAGAGGCCGAAAAAACCCCGACAGAAGAGGGTATGGCCCTAGCTCGCCGTGAAGCGGCCCTTACCCTGTGCCTGCTCTGTGCTCCCATGATCCCTCATCTGGCGGAAGAAATGTTCAGCCTGCTGAATGGCCATAGCAGTGCAACAGCCCAAAGCACGGTTACAGACTTTGCCGCAACCCAACCCTGGCCACAGCCAGACCCAGCACTGCTCGTGGCCAGCCAGGTGACCATTGCCATACAGATTATGGGCAAACTCCGTGGAACACTGACCGTACCCCCTGATACAGACCCAGAAACACTCATGCAGCAGGCCGAGGCCGACCCCCATGTGGCCAAGTTCCTGGAGGGGAAAAAAATTGTCAAGCGCATCCATGTCCCCAATCGCATTATTAATTTTGTTGTAGCAGGGTAA
- a CDS encoding DUF3576 domain-containing protein: protein MLGGVLLLSACSDEPEPDELARPTNHLLREDRSASGGDDALSNGVNAYLWRGALDTLSFMPFASADAVGGVILTDWYTPPATHNERFRISAYILSRRLRSDAIRVSVFRQIREGNQWVDTPAAATTASEITTKILTRARQLRADGGESGND, encoded by the coding sequence ATGCTGGGAGGGGTATTGCTCCTTTCCGCTTGCTCTGACGAGCCAGAACCCGATGAGCTGGCCCGCCCCACCAACCATCTCCTACGCGAAGATCGCTCAGCCAGTGGAGGCGATGATGCCCTTTCCAATGGGGTCAATGCCTATTTGTGGCGCGGTGCGCTTGATACCCTCTCCTTCATGCCGTTTGCCTCAGCTGATGCCGTAGGCGGTGTCATTCTAACAGATTGGTACACCCCACCCGCTACCCATAATGAGCGGTTTCGCATTTCTGCCTATATTCTTAGCCGTAGGCTGCGTTCTGATGCAATCAGGGTTTCTGTTTTCAGGCAGATCCGCGAAGGCAACCAATGGGTTGATACCCCAGCAGCAGCGACCACCGCTTCTGAAATTACCACCAAAATCCTTACCCGTGCCCGCCAGCTGCGCGCTGATGGCGGAGAGAGCGGAAACGATTAA
- a CDS encoding lytic transglycosylase domain-containing protein gives MPFIKSSFAPFFAPWPLFLRLAFCCLFALGLAACGGDSARVGSSRFSNAPPDGTNPYPPPGPPNDPWGPYIQEASSRMSIPHQWIRAVIKQESGGYQYMDGSPITSSAGAMGLMQLMAPTYADMQEQYGLGDDAYEPHDNIMAGTAYIRRLYKKYGAPAFLAAYNAGPARLERYLYQSQQLPNETVNYVASITPNLGNDLPLSGPLASYAGPDQTVSNDSQGSGTALPPVSSGRRYARTAQARTQTAYNTASTSSYYRAITAASASSSSGGCYHDPNKAFDPARCDPYPVTTPTTQAANCYHDPNKAFDPSRCDPRPAPPIQLASYQQPYPPNTSPSRGIRSSRTCYRSHKSDDDAPDNDASDDNSPCENPPLLVGSTARAVKTNPLPSSSSSQWASYTPPANPLSQKPSAMRRTSSPTLPTYSALTQTPVPYSHGEWGIQVGAYTSQKLALSYTTKAQHTAMAALQQARKTVQPVPGKPLYRARLTGISRTNAAAACSTLKQSGQPCMILRPGD, from the coding sequence ATGCCTTTTATAAAATCCTCTTTCGCCCCGTTTTTTGCCCCATGGCCCCTATTTTTACGGCTGGCTTTCTGCTGCCTGTTTGCCCTTGGCCTGGCAGCATGCGGAGGAGATAGCGCCCGCGTAGGCAGCAGCCGCTTTAGCAATGCTCCACCTGATGGAACCAACCCCTATCCTCCCCCAGGGCCCCCCAACGACCCCTGGGGGCCCTATATCCAGGAAGCCTCTAGCCGCATGTCTATTCCTCATCAGTGGATTCGTGCCGTCATCAAACAAGAATCAGGGGGGTATCAATATATGGATGGCAGCCCCATTACCTCTTCCGCCGGTGCTATGGGGCTGATGCAGCTTATGGCTCCCACCTATGCCGACATGCAAGAGCAATATGGCCTTGGGGACGATGCCTACGAGCCACATGATAACATTATGGCAGGTACAGCCTATATCCGCAGGCTTTACAAAAAATACGGAGCACCCGCCTTCCTTGCTGCCTATAATGCCGGCCCAGCCCGGCTAGAGCGTTATCTTTATCAGAGCCAGCAGCTTCCCAACGAAACGGTAAATTATGTGGCCTCCATAACCCCTAATCTGGGAAATGACCTCCCCTTAAGCGGCCCCTTGGCCAGCTACGCTGGGCCTGATCAAACCGTTAGTAATGACTCCCAGGGTAGTGGAACCGCCCTTCCCCCCGTCTCTTCAGGCAGACGTTATGCACGCACAGCACAGGCACGCACTCAAACAGCCTATAATACAGCATCCACCTCTTCTTATTATAGAGCGATTACGGCAGCAAGCGCTTCTAGCTCTTCTGGGGGGTGTTATCACGATCCCAACAAGGCTTTCGACCCCGCACGATGCGACCCTTACCCCGTAACCACCCCAACGACCCAAGCCGCCAATTGCTACCACGACCCAAACAAGGCCTTTGACCCCTCTCGTTGTGATCCGCGCCCAGCGCCCCCGATCCAGCTCGCCTCTTATCAGCAACCCTATCCCCCCAACACAAGCCCCAGTAGGGGGATACGTTCAAGCCGTACATGTTACCGTAGTCATAAGAGCGACGATGATGCCCCAGACAATGATGCCTCAGACGATAATTCCCCCTGTGAAAACCCACCTCTTCTCGTAGGGTCCACGGCAAGAGCTGTTAAAACCAACCCCCTTCCTTCTTCCTCATCCTCCCAATGGGCCTCTTATACCCCCCCAGCCAACCCTCTTTCGCAGAAGCCCTCTGCCATGCGCCGTACGTCCTCTCCCACCCTGCCGACTTACAGCGCGCTGACCCAAACCCCTGTGCCTTATTCCCACGGGGAATGGGGGATTCAAGTGGGAGCTTATACCTCTCAAAAGCTCGCCCTCTCTTACACCACCAAAGCCCAACATACGGCCATGGCCGCCTTACAACAGGCCAGAAAAACCGTTCAACCCGTGCCCGGAAAGCCCCTTTATCGGGCCAGACTGACAGGGATAAGCCGCACCAATGCCGCAGCCGCTTGTTCTACTCTCAAACAAAGTGGACAACCCTGTATGATCCTCAGACCGGGAGATTAA
- a CDS encoding DUF1489 family protein: protein MLHLMKLAVGATSLDDIVACQHQQKLSAPTTAEGAIPTPFITTRNFPRRHAELLDGGSLYWVVGGALRGRQGIEDITHYERDDGQKSVRMTLSPEIIPVLPHPIRPFQGWRYLEADHAPSDLQSPTAFHNKGLSTLPDHLITELQLLCLL from the coding sequence GTGCTGCATCTTATGAAACTGGCCGTTGGTGCAACTTCTCTGGATGACATTGTAGCATGCCAGCACCAGCAAAAACTTTCAGCACCCACCACCGCAGAAGGTGCGATTCCCACGCCTTTTATCACCACCCGAAATTTTCCCCGCCGCCATGCCGAACTGCTGGATGGGGGCTCTTTATACTGGGTCGTGGGAGGGGCGCTCAGAGGGCGGCAAGGGATTGAAGATATTACCCATTACGAGCGCGATGATGGCCAAAAGAGCGTTCGCATGACCCTCTCCCCAGAGATCATTCCGGTTCTCCCGCACCCTATCCGTCCCTTTCAGGGCTGGCGTTATCTTGAAGCTGACCATGCCCCGTCAGACCTGCAATCCCCTACGGCCTTCCATAATAAGGGTCTTTCTACCCTTCCCGACCACCTTATAACCGAGCTGCAACTGCTATGCCTTTTATAA
- the hemW gene encoding radical SAM family heme chaperone HemW, giving the protein MFPSAPSPTFGLYIHWPFCLSKCPYCDFNSHVWADIPYDRMANALKAELQSYTPLMAGRKLRSLFFGGGTPSLMPPHTVESLIEAAYASFSTTDMVEITLEANPTSAETEKLRAFKAAGINRLSIGVQSLIPEELTRLGRTHNVQQARAALETANRFFARYSFDLIYARPHQSLQDWQEELSMALTLAGDHLSLYQLTIEPNTAYASLHRQGKLTLPDDEQAAAFYRLTDKLLAAQGFFPYEISNYARPKGESLHNLGYWHYHDYIGIGPGAHGRLTLPDGHIYATRSHRSPQHWLENMEQRGKATRQNTPLTAHEKAEEMLLMGLRLQKGINGEEFLARTGLALTDLLNPSALQACLEEGYLTMAHNQLAPTLEGRLRLEAILAALLG; this is encoded by the coding sequence ATGTTCCCTTCTGCGCCATCTCCAACCTTTGGGCTTTATATCCATTGGCCCTTCTGCCTCTCCAAGTGCCCCTATTGTGATTTTAACAGCCATGTCTGGGCCGATATTCCCTATGATCGTATGGCCAATGCCCTGAAAGCGGAACTCCAATCCTACACCCCCCTTATGGCTGGACGTAAGTTACGATCGCTCTTTTTTGGGGGAGGTACCCCCTCATTAATGCCACCGCACACCGTTGAATCCCTTATAGAGGCGGCCTACGCTTCTTTCTCCACCACTGACATGGTGGAGATCACATTGGAGGCCAACCCCACCAGTGCCGAAACCGAAAAGCTGCGGGCTTTTAAGGCTGCTGGCATTAACCGCCTTTCCATCGGCGTGCAAAGCCTTATTCCCGAAGAGCTTACCCGGCTGGGCCGCACCCACAACGTTCAGCAGGCCCGCGCGGCCCTGGAGACAGCAAACCGTTTCTTTGCGCGCTATTCGTTTGATTTAATCTATGCCCGTCCTCACCAAAGCCTGCAAGACTGGCAAGAAGAACTCTCCATGGCCCTCACCCTGGCAGGAGATCATCTCTCCCTTTACCAGCTGACCATTGAACCCAATACGGCTTATGCCTCCCTCCACCGCCAAGGAAAACTGACCCTACCTGATGATGAGCAGGCCGCTGCCTTTTATCGGTTAACCGATAAATTGTTGGCTGCGCAGGGATTCTTCCCTTATGAAATTTCCAACTATGCTCGCCCTAAAGGAGAAAGCCTGCATAATCTGGGCTACTGGCATTATCATGATTATATCGGCATTGGCCCAGGCGCACATGGCAGGCTCACCTTACCCGATGGCCATATCTATGCAACCCGCAGCCACCGCTCTCCCCAGCACTGGCTTGAAAATATGGAACAACGGGGAAAGGCCACCCGCCAGAACACGCCCCTTACAGCCCATGAAAAGGCCGAAGAAATGCTGCTTATGGGATTACGCTTGCAAAAAGGGATTAATGGGGAAGAGTTTTTAGCCCGAACAGGCCTTGCCCTTACCGATCTTCTCAATCCTTCTGCCTTACAGGCTTGCCTGGAAGAAGGCTACCTCACCATGGCGCACAACCAGCTGGCCCCCACTCTGGAAGGCCGCCTACGGCTCGAAGCGATCCTTGCGGCTTTACTGGGTTAA
- a CDS encoding potassium transporter Kup: MTSSEPIGKTPQPHSSSQSSSPSDSPSAAQSSPPPSAQASAPSSSEKNEAAPAKDSKITEFGADEKEHKQAPVGLAAMLAVLGVVFGDIGTSPLYALKSTLLLASPNTPANLSDLLGIESLIFWSLILIVTIKYVVLIMRADHNGEGGILALTSLAQRVATSTRTKILLGFIGVIGTCLFFGDGMITPAISVLSAIEGLEVSIPSASHLVIPIALIVLVGLFSVQYYGTGVVGKVFGPVMLIWFGTLGILGILEITKHPYILLAILPHHAILFLYHHGWVGFRVLGSVVLAVTGAEALYADMGHFGRTPIRYAWLFYVLPALVLNYFGQGALLLSHPSAISNPFFLLCPDALRIPLFVLSTLATVIASQAGISGGFSLVRQVVQLGYFPRMRIHHTNANEEGQIYVPEFNRFLMIGALLLVITFQSSNALASAYGIAVTGTFVCTCCLAIVVFRRIYKWPAWIVGLVFGFFFIIDFTFFAANALKIPQGGWVPLVLGVTLTLMMSTWKKGRSLIRARQKQDSFPVGSFLARLPQSRTIHVPGTAVYMTATPEYVPSSLLHNLKHNKVLHEQIFLVTVENLDQPEVTRGHRIALQELAPNIFRVMVRYGFMEIPNLPRALENLKNNGVDFDGLQASYFLSHEMVVRSSVPKIALWRMWLFLFMSRNATPARVFFRIPADRVVEFGVKIAI, translated from the coding sequence ATGACCTCTTCTGAGCCAATAGGAAAGACCCCCCAACCTCACTCTTCTTCCCAGTCCTCTTCCCCATCAGATTCCCCGTCAGCTGCTCAGTCATCTCCGCCTCCTTCTGCACAAGCTTCTGCGCCCTCCTCCTCTGAAAAGAACGAGGCCGCACCAGCCAAAGACAGCAAAATTACTGAATTTGGGGCGGATGAAAAAGAACATAAACAAGCTCCTGTCGGCTTGGCGGCCATGCTGGCAGTGTTGGGGGTTGTTTTTGGAGATATTGGGACAAGCCCGCTTTATGCCCTTAAGTCTACTCTTCTGTTGGCCTCTCCCAACACACCCGCCAACCTTTCCGATCTTTTAGGGATTGAAAGCCTGATCTTCTGGTCTCTCATCCTGATTGTCACCATCAAATATGTTGTGCTCATCATGCGGGCCGACCATAACGGAGAAGGGGGAATCCTAGCCTTAACCTCCCTCGCCCAACGCGTGGCCACCAGTACTCGCACCAAGATTTTATTGGGCTTTATTGGCGTCATCGGGACTTGCCTTTTCTTTGGGGATGGCATGATTACACCTGCCATTTCTGTTCTCTCCGCCATTGAAGGGCTGGAGGTGAGTATTCCCTCGGCCTCCCATTTGGTTATCCCTATTGCCCTTATCGTACTGGTTGGCCTGTTTAGTGTTCAATATTATGGAACAGGGGTGGTTGGGAAGGTTTTTGGGCCGGTTATGCTCATTTGGTTCGGAACCCTGGGCATTTTGGGAATTCTGGAAATTACCAAGCATCCTTATATTTTGCTGGCCATTTTGCCCCACCACGCCATTTTATTCTTATACCATCATGGCTGGGTGGGATTCAGAGTCCTGGGATCTGTTGTGCTAGCCGTCACAGGGGCTGAAGCCCTTTATGCCGATATGGGCCATTTTGGCCGCACCCCTATACGCTATGCCTGGCTTTTTTATGTCTTGCCAGCCCTGGTTTTAAATTATTTTGGCCAGGGGGCCTTACTGCTCTCACACCCTTCTGCCATTTCCAACCCGTTTTTTCTACTATGCCCAGACGCTTTGCGGATTCCCCTTTTTGTTCTCTCTACCTTGGCAACCGTTATTGCCAGCCAAGCCGGAATTTCTGGTGGATTCTCTCTGGTACGACAGGTGGTTCAACTGGGGTATTTCCCCCGCATGCGCATTCACCACACCAACGCTAACGAAGAAGGGCAAATTTATGTGCCCGAATTCAACCGCTTTTTAATGATAGGTGCCTTATTGCTGGTGATAACTTTCCAATCTTCCAATGCTCTGGCCTCGGCCTATGGCATTGCTGTTACAGGCACGTTTGTCTGCACCTGCTGCCTTGCTATTGTTGTTTTCCGGCGGATTTATAAATGGCCGGCTTGGATTGTGGGCCTTGTTTTTGGCTTTTTCTTCATTATTGACTTTACTTTCTTTGCCGCCAATGCCCTTAAAATTCCACAAGGGGGATGGGTGCCACTGGTCTTGGGTGTTACCCTAACCCTCATGATGTCAACCTGGAAAAAGGGGCGCAGCCTTATCCGTGCCCGACAAAAACAAGATAGTTTTCCGGTGGGCTCCTTTTTAGCCCGCCTGCCCCAATCTCGAACCATTCACGTTCCTGGTACCGCCGTTTACATGACAGCTACCCCAGAATATGTGCCCAGCAGCTTGTTGCATAACCTTAAACACAACAAAGTTCTTCACGAGCAGATATTTTTGGTAACGGTTGAAAACCTTGATCAGCCCGAGGTCACCCGCGGGCACCGCATTGCCTTGCAAGAGCTTGCCCCCAATATCTTCCGGGTTATGGTGCGTTATGGATTTATGGAAATACCCAACCTCCCCCGCGCTTTGGAAAACCTGAAGAATAATGGGGTTGATTTTGACGGCCTGCAAGCCTCTTACTTCCTCAGCCATGAGATGGTGGTAAGGTCTTCAGTTCCTAAAATTGCACTCTGGCGAATGTGGCTATTCTTGTTTATGTCGCGTAATGCCACACCGGCACGGGTGTTTTTTCGTATTCCAGCCGATAGAGTGGTAGAGTTCGGGGTTAAAATTGCCATTTAA
- a CDS encoding YggS family pyridoxal phosphate-dependent enzyme — MTRSDHGSSPPPSFSHPAGDTSPSSQAEGQTIVQALQQVRHTMAQAAQACHRNPQEIDLLAVSKFHPASAIEAAILAGQSLFGENRVQEAAEKFPPLQERFPHIELHLIGSLQTNKVMEAVKIAHTIQSLDRTKLADHIARAAETHKRLPHLLVQVNTGREPQKSGILPEQADVFIPLMQKRFGQALQGVMAIPPENQDPIPHFRLLRYIAHNHALPILSMGMSHDYQLAIAEGATMIRVGTAIFGVRQPL; from the coding sequence ATGACGCGTTCTGATCATGGGTCCTCCCCCCCTCCTTCCTTCTCTCATCCTGCGGGAGATACTTCCCCTTCCTCCCAAGCTGAAGGCCAAACGATTGTGCAGGCTCTTCAACAGGTGCGGCACACCATGGCCCAGGCTGCCCAGGCGTGCCATAGGAACCCACAAGAAATCGATCTTCTTGCTGTTTCCAAATTTCACCCTGCTTCAGCCATTGAAGCCGCCATTTTGGCAGGACAGTCCCTTTTTGGGGAAAACAGGGTGCAGGAAGCTGCTGAAAAATTCCCTCCCCTGCAAGAGCGTTTCCCCCATATTGAGCTGCATCTTATTGGCTCTCTTCAAACCAACAAGGTTATGGAGGCGGTAAAAATTGCCCACACCATCCAAAGCCTTGACCGCACAAAACTGGCCGACCATATTGCCCGCGCAGCCGAAACCCATAAAAGGCTGCCTCATCTTCTGGTGCAGGTTAATACCGGGCGCGAGCCACAAAAATCGGGTATTTTACCAGAACAGGCCGATGTTTTTATCCCTCTTATGCAAAAACGCTTTGGCCAGGCCCTGCAAGGGGTTATGGCCATACCCCCCGAAAACCAAGACCCTATTCCCCATTTCAGGCTATTGCGCTATATTGCCCATAACCACGCCTTACCCATTCTTTCCATGGGCATGTCCCACGATTACCAATTGGCCATTGCTGAAGGGGCGACCATGATCCGAGTGGGAACAGCCATTTTTGGGGTGCGCCAACCATTATAA